The window TAACTACTGAGGATCAGATcgcccctgttttttttttaaagaggaagataAATAATTTCTGAGGCCGCTGTGGATTCTCACAACATCCTCGGATGTTGCCGATCTGGGACCCATCACCCTTTCTCCAGAGACCTTCCTTGTCACTCCTTGTTACGGGGAGGCTGGCAGGGCCCCTGTGGAACCTGAGGGGGGCTGTACCCTCAGGCCCCTGGTACTTATCATGTCCCCCTTCCCTGCCAGGCACAGACCCCAGCAAGCATTACATCTCGGTGTACCGAAGCCTGGCGGCCATCTGGATCCTCCTGGGCCTGGCGTGGCTGGCGCTGGTCCTCCCGTTAGGCCCCCTGCTTCTGCACCGGTGCTCGCAGCTCTGGCTGCTCAGCAGGGGCCTTGGCCTCAAGACAGAGGGAGCCCCCGAGACCAGTGGGCTCCCTAGACCTCAGAAGCTCCCCTTCTCTGCATGAGCCTCTCCCCgtggccccagcccagcccatacGCCCTCTGGACTTcccgccccaccccctcctcttccaACCCACTCATTTCCCAGCCGGGACTGGTCCCAGGAGCTcactggagagggagggaggcaggtatGTTCAAGATAGTAACAGAAAAGAGATGTCAAGACAGGACCAATGACAGATGCGTGTGAAGCAAGATGCATGCCACTGTCCCAGAGCCCCTGCCCTTTCCCCTCAAAAGTGACCCGAAACAGATCTCGGCCAAGTCCCCCTGGCCGTCCTCGCACCCCACTCCCAGGAGGCTTCATGCGGGACAGCAGACCCAGGGCGGCTCCTGCCGGGAGCCGTGCGCAGTGTGCATTGGTCTGGCCCCCGCTGTGTCGGGCACCGTGCCGGGGTGCTGGCCTCTGGGGTACCACAAAGAGAGCTCCTGCCCTCCACAGGGCAGGAGTCGAGTGGAAGGGCTAGCCAAGCAGAGAGGCATCCCCAACCAGGTGCCCAAAAGGCCACGACGGGGGCAGATCAGGGTGTGACGAGAGCCCATGGGAACGGCTAGCAGGGAGGGTCATGGAGAGGGGCTGGGGCTTCGGAGGATCTTAGTGCCTAGAGGACCCCTGCCTTCCCGAAGCTCCACCGAGGGGCAGGCCAGCCGGCTGCCTCTCAAAGCCTGCCAGTCCCCTTGCCTCGAAGTCTAGAGCTGCCCAAGAACAAGGCTTCGGAGGGCTTGGGTGTCCTGCCCTCTTTCCTGGGTCTGGTCTcccctgcaccccccaccccgggcacATCTTGACTTCAGCAGCCCCTCTAGGCTCCTGTCTTCTTAAAAGCCTTTCCAAACACACACGCTTCCCCGGGAAAACGGTCAGCAGATCCCAGGAGACTTCCAGGAGATGAGCTCCATGAGCACAGCCTCCCCTTGAGACCCAGCTCTGCCGCACTGGCCTTTCTCCTGCCAGACTGCGACATCTCtggccagaggagaggagaggagaggttgAGACCAGCCTGCTCCACGGCCCAGCCTCACCAAGGACCACAGACCTCGGCCCCTACCTCTCCCAGGACCCCAGCAGCCAGGCAGGCCCATGAGTGCCCGGGGACCACAGGACAGGCCCGCGGCAAGGCTGTAAAGCGGAGGAGGCTCAGGGGGACACCCAGGGCAGCATCTGCAGCAGCAGGAGAGACCCAGGTCACATCCCGATGTGAAGCTGAGGACCCCTGGGGACTCCTTACCTGCCCAGGGCCCTCCCTCCCGCCTGGGTAGAGGAGAGAGTCAGGGGACCTCTTCAGACGTAAGGAATGGAcaagcccactggtcaaggctcTTCTGCCCCCCAAGCTCATGGACAAGTGGTGGTCGGCTGGGGTCCCCATCTTTGGGTacacaaagaaaagaatgatGGCGTGAGAGTTCCAGGGAGGGCTCGACAAGCAGCAGGTCCTTGGAGATGGCCCCGGGGTCCAGGGACTGAGGCAGGGGCCCTAAGACAATAAAGttggcttctcctttctcttccccctgaGTGCGGTCTCCAGGAGTCCTTCCCACTGTCCGCTACAGGACACCTGCTGAGGCTCTGGGCCTTTCGTTCCCGGCGCCTGCGCCACCCAGcagccctccccttctccctgagCTGGGCCTGGGGGATGGGCCCTCCTACATATTCGAGGCGGGTCCAGATGTCACCCTCAGAGCCTCTTTTTGTCGCTAGGGTTGGATCCCTGTGCAGGGTTGGGCAAAGCTGTCCAGCACCTCATCTGCCGAGAGAACGGCATAGGCATCCGCTGACCCAAGAAGGGACCAGCAGAGCGCCCGGCCCTTCCTTTCTCGCCCTGTCCCGGACCATGGTTCCCCGCTCCGGCCTCCCAGTCTCTTCTGCCCTGTGCAGACCGCGAGCCCGGGCGGCGCCCGAGGGCAAAGCTCAGGGCTGCGCGGTGCCAGGAACCGTGCTCCTGCTACTCGCCTACTTGGCTTACCTGGCCCTGGGCACCGGCGTGTTCTGGATGCTGGAGAGCCCCGCGGCGCGGGACTCCAGCACCAAATTCCAGCGCGACAAGTGGGAGCTGCTGCGGAACTTCACGTGTCTGGACGGCCCAGCGCTGGACTCGCTGATCCGGGTCAGGGACGAGCGCGGCCGGCCTGGGCGCGGCGGGGAGGTGCGGGGCAGGGAAGGGCGGGGTGGCGGGCGGAGGGCGACAAGAAAACACCCGGAGCACTTCTCCAAAAGGGTGGTGGAGATGGACGGACGCGGGGACAACGGGGGCCGCGTGCGGGGGTCGGGGTCGAGGGGATTGGGCTGGACAGCCAGGGCAAGTCCCCCGCTCCAGCGGAAGGAACGCACGGCGCTGGGAGCCCGCGGGGCGAGAGGGTATGGCCCGCTCTATAGAGTTTCTTGTTGCAAACACCGACTCTGGGGATGAGGTCGACAGGGGGCGCGCTTACTCGGGTGAGGAGCTGCCAGGGGCGCCCCCTGGAGTCAGAACAGAAGCAGGGCGCGCTGGGCCGGAGCGGGAGGTAGCGGGAGGGGTCGCACTGGGACCCGGGGGCGCTGTGTTGGGGTTGGACCACGGTCGAAGGATGAAGGGGCACACCTGGCCCCTTGCACAGAGAGACCCCTGTACAAATATGTGAATTGGGGGCGAGAGCAGCGTGGGGCTCCGGGTGGTGATCTTCAGGGTCTGGAGGGTGGAGGCTCAGGACACGCTTGTCACGGTGGTGGGTGGAATGGGGCCCAGGTGCGCATGCCGGGGTCCTGGGGCTCCCAGTGCACAGACTCGGGTCCGAGAAAAGGATGAGTGGGTGCAGGGGCGTTCTTAGCTGACCCAGCGTTACTCCAAGTTTTCGTCCACCGGCTGGGCACGCCTCCCCAGCCGCGGAGACCTGGAAAGGCAGAAAGAGGGCGGTGGGCAGGGAAGATGCAGACTTAGAGGATGAGGACCCAGCGAGGCCTGCGGAAGAGGGGAAGCAAGGGAGGGTTTGGGGGGCTGGGCATGGAGGGTGGATAGAGGTCTCCTTCTCCAACTCAGGGCAGACAACGCTGAACTGGGAGCTGATAGGGTTTTGGCGGATTCTTTAACATCCCAGGCCCTGGCTTGGTCCCAGAGCCCAGACAGCTACGCCCCTAGCCTGAAGTCTCCCCCTGGACGACAGGGCCTGCATCCTGAGCACCGGGTCTGGGGTGGAGTCCTCAGCCCTTGGACTGGGCCTCAGCAGAGCCCGGAGCTGAGCAGGGCAAGGGCCTCCCCTAAGGACCTAATGTGGCGCCTCCATTTCccgccctctgcctcctcctggaGGTGAAGGAGGTGAACTTCCCTGGGCCCAGGGAACACGATGATGGGGTGGTAACACTAAATGCTTCTGTgtagcacttactgtgtgtcattgtttcattatcaCCTACTGTATCTCACAGATAGGCACCATTATTAccatccccattttagagatgaggaaacagaggctcagagaggttaaaaatataaatacatggctacagccctggctggattgcttggcggattagagcatcatcctgaagcacagaggttgccagttcgatccccagtcagggcacatagaggaatagATCAGTGTTcctctgtttgtgtgtgtctcattctaaataaataaataaataaataaataaataaataaataaataatttaattaaaatacatgGCTACACAGCCAGGAAGCTGGCTGTGAACCACCATGCTACTGCCCCACTGTGCGCCTGTGGATGTGGGCGTTTCCGGAGGGTTCCTCTCTGCACACttccccctcccacttcctccTGCTCCACCCTCTCCACGCCTTCACTCAACCTTCCTCTGGCTTCATCTCTGGGAACGAGGATACAGTGTCTCCCACACAGACCTCCCCTCTGGGTGCAGACATGTGCATGCAAAGTCCTAGCAGCCCTGAAGTTACTCCACGGCCAAGAGCAGGCAGCTCTCCTCCTCCACTGGCCTCACATCCACACATGCGCACAGCGGTCCTGGATGCTTCCCTCGCTTCCCACACCAAACAGGGCCAGAGGCCTGGGTTTCTGATGTCCCCTGTCTGTTCCCCCTGGACCACTCTGTGCCAGGATGCAGGCCAAGCCCTCTCCATCACTCACCCCTGACAGAGTCCTTTCTCTTCCAGTCTGCCAACACCCACATGCCAGCTGCCAGAGAGCACACAGCCTGATCTTGCTTCTCCTTTGCTCAGCGGCCCTGGGAGAGGCCTGTCCCTCTATCCCTGGATTGGCAGAGCCAAGCATGGCCTGGCTCCCAACCACCTGTCAGTCTTCCTGCTTGAGATCCCATCTACCTAAATGTCCTTCCTATCTGGCCCTCAAGGAAGGTCCAACTAGGACATCACCCGCTCCGCGAAGCCTCTGCCCCTAACCCCCATCAGAATGAACGCCTCTCCTCTCTGTATTCCTCCAGCATGATACTAGTAACAGTAATGGTGACAGCCACCTCTAACATGCACCGTGTCCAGGTACTGTTCCACGTCTCTCCACCTGCTgcctcatttaaccctcacaaccaCGCTACGACAGGTGCTGTTAGcgttcccattttgcagatagggaaactgaggcacggagcaGCTGAGTGGCTTGTCCGGAATCACGCAGCTGCACTGACTGCTCCACGCTAGGGTTAAGTTTGTCTCTGTTCCACTGAGGACTGAGGTCGTGTCTCTTCCTTCTTCATGTCCCCTAAAACACCATGTGTCGTGGCCGGCCAGTGGTGGTTGCAagaatgagagtgagagagatgaaaatgAATGGTGTTCTCCCAGACAGTGAGATATcctggggggggagagaaaggagggagctgTCCCCACGGGCCCTGTCCCTGGGGAACCTGTGGCTGGAGGGGAAGAGCTTCCTAGCCGGGGACAGTCTGCGCTGAAAGTGGTGATGAGGATTGGCCATGAGAGTGTACGTGTgcctctgtgtgcatgtgtgtgtgtgtgtgtgtgtgtgtgtgtgtgcgcacatgggTGTGAGTGTGAGTTTGGGTACGGAGCCCAGTCACACCCCAGAGCCCGGTGGTCACTGCAGCCTCTCCCCCAGGGCATCGTCCAAGCGTACCAAAGTGGGGACATCGTCCTGGGGAACACCACCAGCATGGGCCGCTGGGAGATCATtggctccttcttcttttccgtgtccaccatcaccaccatcggTAAGAGTGGACGTGgacggggctggggctggggagggtggCCTCTCCCTGAGAGACAGCGGACCAGCGCCTCTTCGAGGGGTTACGGGGGCCTCGGGACTCCGAGGGTGGCAGTCCCTGTGCTGTGGGCTCTGTCTGGGCACAGAAGCCGGGCTTCCCGCAGATGGGCTGTGTGAGGCGCGGCACCTCACCATGGTGCCCGGTGCAGCTCGAGTCTGGGAAGCACTGCTCTGGGCCACACAGCCTCTCGGGAAGCAGAGGGTCTGCCCTGAGCAGGGGGAAGAGCTCTGGGCGCTGCACCTGCCCGGGCCCCTCGGCCAAGCCCACCCACCACTGAGACCACGGGTAGTCGGGGAGGGGCAGGACGAGGACGTTGGTGGGAAGGTGAGCACGAGGGGACAGAAATTCCCAAACAGCTTTTGGGAAGAGGTGGCATTCCTGCAGGTGGCTCCTCGGCTCACAAAGGCAGCCTCTCACCCCGTCGTCACTGTCCGCTccatgtccccttcctccctcacacaCGGGACACCTGAGCCGGATCTCCCCTTCCTCCCGTTTCTCTGGCCCTGCCCTCAGGAGAGCAGAGGAGGAACTTGTCCTAGGAGGATACCTTGGGGCTCTTGTAAGGGGAAGGTGGAGAGCACCTAGACCAACCCCCATCCCGAACccctccccaccctacccccaccccctcttgaCCCAAATAGCCACATCTCCCCGCCCTGGAGCCGGGCCCAGCCCCTGCATGACAGCAGGATCACCACCAGATGGCAGGCTAACACCACTGGTGGCTCCCGCCACCTCCACGAGCTCTGGCCAGCCAGGATCCTCTCCCCAGAAAGCAGTATCCCAGCCTCCGCCGTCCCAGACAGGAGCGGGTGGAGGCACCCAGAGAATGCTCCATCTCGTTTGAAATCGGCCAGTACTTCCTGGAAGCAGGTCCCAGGGCGACACGGGAGCTCGGACAGTCCTTCACCCTGAGTCAGGCATTCCTGGGAGGCCCTTCAGACGCCACAGACCCTGTGTCCTGCAAGGAACCGGCCAGGACGATGTTTATTCATCTCTGTACCCCTGGGATCTAGCACAAGGCCCAGCACTCAGCGAGCACGCAACCCACCTGACACACTAATGAATTCCAAGAGCACCCTTCCCAGTAGCGTCTATGTGAGTGCACGGCAACGGGGTGTTGATGCACCGTCCCAATTGTAGGGGTCCTGGGTCTTCGAACCCACACCTCCTTTACCCTCCATCCCacggctgtgtgactttggcccCTGAAACCAGAGTTTTGCCGTCTGTCTGCTCCCAGCTCCGTGCTGCTGAGCCTGGTCTGcttccctgtcccctcctcccgcCCGGTGCTGCTGTCGGAGCCAgctgggagggagaggcaggcagaggaagggggaccccgccccaccccacatATACGGTGCACTTTAACATTTGAGATTTTGTCCATACGGCCCAATATCCCAAGACAGGGCTTGTTATTTTTACGTCACgggtgaggaaaccgaggcacggAGAAGCTGCACACCTCCTCCCCACGGCCACGCAGCTAGTAAGCAGCAGAGCTGAAATTTGAAGCCCAGCTGAGGGACTGCACTGCTCTTTCCAGTACCCTGGGACCAGCACCCTGTATGGGCTGTACATTCTAAGCCTTAGAACGAAGCAGGGTCCGGCAGGCATCTGACCCTCTGGGCCAGCAAgacaggccagggccctgaaatCGTCCATCACCTGGGAAGTCCATCCCCAGCTTGTTCCCTGGTTCACTCATCTCTCCATCCGTTCATTTAACACAAAGACTGAGTGCTAGCGTGGGCCAGATAGTCCTAGGTGTGGGGGAGGCAATCATGATCAAAGCTGGCAAGGCCCTTGCCCTTGGGGACTGTCATTCTACTGTGTCAGAACACAAAACAAGCTAACAGATACATAGACAATATTTAGTCATAAGAGGtgcatggagaaaaataaagccaggtAAGGGAGTTCAGTAGTGAAGAGGGGTGGAGGTCACTGTAGATGGGATGGCCACTGAAGCCCTCACTGAAGGTAATACTGaagcagaaacagaaacaaaataagggAACAAACCATGCAGATAACTGGGGAATCTTCCACCAGCAtatacaaaggccctgaggtagagtGTGGCTGTTGTATTTAGAAGACTAGGCGGCTGGAGAGTTGAAACTAAAAGGTGACTTTGGAGAAGATACAAGTGAGCCTAACCACAGAGGACCTTGTAGGGCCCTTACAAAGGGCTGgactaggtcctggctggttggctcagcagtagagtgtcggccttgcgtgcaggagtcctgggttcgattcccggccagggcacacaggagaagcgcccatctgcttctccacccctccccctctccttcccctctgtctctctcttcccctcccgcagcccaggctccattggagcaaagatggccccgggcactggggatggctctgtgacctctgcctcaggtgctagaatggctctggatgcaacagagcgatgccccagatgggcagagcatcgccccctggtggacatgccgggtggatcccggtcgggcgcatgcgggagtctgtctgactgcctccccgtttccagcttcggaaaaatgaaaaaaaaaaaaaattaaacaaagggCTGGACTAGAAAAGTGAAGGAGGTGAGCTCATGCACACCACTGAGCCTCTTGGAGCTTCATTTTCTCAGTCTGTACAACACGGCACATGAGCCCCAtttggaaggagggaaaggatgTGTAGCCCTCTGCACAGAGCCTGCACAGGACAGCAATGCCTCCTTTCACACCAGCAGCCGCGTCTGAAGTGGGTTAGCAATGGAGACCCCCCAGGGATGGAAAGGTCCCCTGAAGTGCCCTTGTCTCCCTTCAGGCTATGGCAACCTGAGCCCCCACACGATGGCCGCCCGCCTCTTCTGCATCTTCTTTGCTCTGGTGGGGATCCCACTCAACCTCGTTGTGCTCAACCACCTGGGGCGCCTCATGCAGCAGGGTGTGCACCGCTGTGCCCGCAGGCTGGGGGGCGTCGGGCAGGTGAGGGCCACAGCGCGAGCGGGGGGAGGGGAATGAGGGGGCGTGCTGACAACGGTGGCCGCTGGTGGCGAGGGTAGTCTCTGCCCCCAGGGAGAGTCTCTGGTGGAAAAGGGCAGTTGGGGTGGGAATGGGGGCTCCGTGGAGCAGGGGTGACAGTAGGAGCAGACTACTTCTGGAATCGGGGTTACTGGTGGGGATGTGGTAGGATTGGGGGTCACTGCCCAGCAAGGGGCTTTAGTAATAAAAGGGCATCAGTAGGGGAGACAGGGTGGCACCTGGTAGACGGGAAGGGCACAAGGCACCAAGGCCTTGGCTGGCGGCCTGGAGAACACGGCCAGGCGGCGAGGCCCCGAGGGCAGCCCCCTCACACTGCCTGCAGCTCGGGAGCCCCAGGCTGTCTGCCCCCGGCCCTGCGCTGGGCAGAGGCCACGTGGGGGCTGAGCGCCTGTGCACCCCCAGGACCCGGCCAGGGCCCGCTGGCTGGTGGGCTCCGGCGCCCTGCTGTCGGGCCTGCTGCTCTTCCTGCTGCTGCCCCCGCTGCTCTTCTCCCACATGGAGGGCTGGAGCTACGTGGAGGGCTTCTACTTCTCCTTCATCACGCTCAGCACCGTGGGCTTCGGCGACTACGTGATTGGTGAGCGCCCCCGCGAGGGCAGGCGGGAGGGCGGGGCTGCGGACTCGGGGGGCCTGGCCCGCCACCCTCTGCCCCCTCGCCCCGGCCCCCCGGCCGCGTCCGCTGGGCACCTGCTGCGTGCCAGGCCTGCTGGGGGCTTGAGACTCAAAGTCCAGAGGACGGGGTCCTTGGCAGGTTCAACCCACCTGTGTTGTGTGACAGAGCTAAGGTCACCTAGTCCTGCCAGAAAGCGACAACTGCGGTTGGAGCCCGTGTGTCTGTCTGC is drawn from Saccopteryx leptura isolate mSacLep1 chromosome 1, mSacLep1_pri_phased_curated, whole genome shotgun sequence and contains these coding sequences:
- the KCNK17 gene encoding potassium channel subfamily K member 17, with translation MVPRSGLPVSSALCRPRARAAPEGKAQGCAVPGTVLLLLAYLAYLALGTGVFWMLESPAARDSSTKFQRDKWELLRNFTCLDGPALDSLIRGIVQAYQSGDIVLGNTTSMGRWEIIGSFFFSVSTITTIGYGNLSPHTMAARLFCIFFALVGIPLNLVVLNHLGRLMQQGVHRCARRLGGVGQDPARARWLVGSGALLSGLLLFLLLPPLLFSHMEGWSYVEGFYFSFITLSTVGFGDYVIGMDPSRRYPLWYKNTVSLWILFGMAWLALIIKLIFSLMETPGRSYSCYHHSSRRDFKPRR